One part of the Microbacterium aurugineum genome encodes these proteins:
- a CDS encoding glycoside hydrolase family 3 protein encodes MTDTATTVRPWLDAALPVDERVQLLLDAMSIEEKAGLLFHTMIAIGDLEESDPTFATPSAREFLEGKRMTHFNLLGAAPTGREIAAWHNSLQRLAASTGLGIPVTLSTDPRHSFSENPGASILAGPFSQWPETLGLAATRDEALVERFADIARQEYTAVGLRVALHPQVDLATEPRWARQTATFGEDAELSGRLGAAYIRGFQGASFGPGSVSTMTKHFPGGGPQKDGEDPHFSYGREQVYPGGEFELHLKPFEDALAAGTRQMMPYYGMPVGTEYEEVGFGFNKSVITGLLRERYGFDGVVCTDWGLISDSEIFGQPFSARAWGVEHLTPRERMKKVLDAGADQFGGEANPELLLELVADGEITEERLDVSARRILREKFELGLFENPFVDEDAADEIVGRADFRAAGEDAQRASITVLSNDGALPFARGTKLYLEGIDADVAAAFGEVVDTPAEADLAIVRLQAPFEERATMFENFFHAGSLEFPAELVAHVREVAHAVPTVVDVLADRPPILTPIAEVAAAVTVNWGASGAALLGVLSGAVEARGRLPFDLPRSMAAVEASRPDVPFDTADPLFRFGHGLSL; translated from the coding sequence ATGACCGATACCGCCACCACCGTCCGTCCCTGGCTCGATGCCGCTCTCCCGGTCGACGAGCGCGTGCAGCTGCTGCTGGATGCCATGTCGATCGAGGAGAAGGCCGGCCTCCTCTTCCACACGATGATCGCGATCGGCGATCTCGAGGAGTCCGACCCCACGTTCGCGACGCCCTCGGCCCGTGAGTTCCTCGAGGGCAAGCGGATGACCCACTTCAACCTGCTGGGGGCTGCACCGACAGGCCGCGAGATCGCGGCCTGGCACAACTCCCTGCAGCGTCTCGCGGCATCCACGGGTCTCGGCATCCCGGTCACCCTGTCGACCGACCCCCGCCACTCGTTCAGTGAGAACCCCGGGGCGTCGATCCTCGCAGGTCCCTTCTCCCAGTGGCCCGAGACGCTCGGGCTCGCCGCGACGCGGGATGAGGCGCTCGTGGAGCGATTCGCCGACATCGCCCGACAGGAGTACACCGCGGTCGGCCTCCGCGTGGCGCTGCACCCTCAGGTCGACCTCGCGACCGAACCGCGCTGGGCCCGGCAGACCGCGACCTTCGGAGAGGATGCGGAACTCTCCGGCAGGCTCGGGGCCGCGTACATCCGCGGCTTCCAGGGCGCCTCGTTCGGACCCGGATCCGTGTCGACCATGACGAAGCACTTCCCGGGCGGCGGTCCGCAGAAGGACGGCGAGGACCCGCACTTCTCCTACGGGCGCGAGCAGGTGTACCCCGGCGGAGAGTTCGAGCTGCACCTGAAGCCCTTCGAGGATGCGCTCGCCGCCGGCACGCGCCAGATGATGCCGTACTACGGCATGCCCGTCGGTACCGAGTATGAAGAGGTCGGCTTCGGCTTCAACAAGTCGGTCATCACCGGGTTGCTGCGGGAGCGCTACGGGTTCGACGGGGTGGTCTGCACCGACTGGGGGCTGATCAGCGACTCCGAGATCTTCGGGCAGCCCTTTTCCGCCCGCGCCTGGGGAGTTGAACACCTCACGCCCCGCGAGCGCATGAAGAAGGTGCTGGATGCCGGTGCCGACCAGTTCGGCGGCGAGGCGAACCCGGAGCTGCTGCTCGAGCTCGTCGCCGACGGCGAGATCACGGAAGAGCGACTCGACGTCTCGGCGCGGCGGATCCTGCGGGAGAAGTTCGAGCTCGGTCTCTTCGAGAACCCCTTCGTGGATGAGGACGCCGCCGACGAGATCGTCGGACGCGCGGACTTCCGCGCCGCGGGGGAGGACGCGCAACGCGCCTCGATCACCGTCCTGTCCAACGACGGTGCGCTGCCGTTCGCGCGGGGGACGAAGCTCTACCTCGAGGGCATCGATGCGGACGTGGCGGCCGCCTTCGGCGAGGTCGTCGACACTCCTGCCGAGGCCGACCTCGCGATCGTCCGCCTGCAGGCGCCTTTCGAAGAGCGCGCGACGATGTTCGAGAACTTCTTCCACGCGGGATCCCTGGAGTTCCCCGCCGAGCTCGTCGCCCACGTCCGTGAGGTCGCACACGCGGTCCCGACCGTCGTCGATGTGCTGGCCGACCGTCCGCCGATCCTCACCCCCATCGCCGAGGTGGCTGCTGCGGTGACCGTCAACTGGGGCGCGTCCGGCGCCGCACTGCTCGGCGTGCTGAGCGGTGCGGTCGAGGCGCGGGGCAGACTGCCGTTCGATCTGCCGAGGTCGATGGCCGCTGTCGAAGCCTCACGCCCCGATGTCCCGTTCGACACCGCGGATCCCCTCTTCCGCTTCGGCCACGGTCTCTCGCTGTAG
- a CDS encoding MFS transporter — MTELSSAANAAAVGTTGFKAPGTTPSKTPRGYTPGLAAVNFGVYLALLTPVMVSMAFKIQHIDPVSTEASLGLVMSIGAAFALVANPLVGRLSDRTTSRWGMRRPWILGGAIVGLGGFLIIGVATSVWMVLLAWCLVQASMNAVLAAANATLPDQVPVSSRGKVSGIIGITTPIGILAGSFIVNFLPGDFERFVVPAVIALILVIVFVLVLQDRRLTEKPAERFTVGTFFGSFVFNPRKHPDFGWTWLTKFFVMFGYAGIATYLPLYLITKFGLDEQGAVGTILLANLASMAAMAISSPLGGFLSDKIGKRRPFVAVAGVIMVVGLVILAVAPDVTTVVAAQAIIGLGAGSFLSVDLALATEVLPDPADTAKDLGVLNIANALPQSIAPAIAPAIIALGAATPLGGYTAWYLFGALVALAGALLVYRIKGVK; from the coding sequence ATGACAGAGTTGTCATCCGCCGCGAACGCGGCTGCGGTCGGCACCACCGGGTTCAAAGCGCCCGGAACGACGCCGTCGAAGACGCCGCGCGGCTACACGCCCGGCCTCGCCGCCGTGAACTTCGGCGTGTACCTCGCGCTTCTCACGCCGGTCATGGTGTCGATGGCGTTCAAGATCCAGCACATCGATCCGGTCAGCACGGAGGCGAGCCTGGGGCTGGTGATGAGCATCGGCGCAGCGTTCGCGCTCGTGGCGAACCCGCTGGTGGGTCGGCTCTCCGACCGGACCACTTCGCGTTGGGGCATGCGTCGCCCGTGGATCCTCGGTGGCGCGATCGTCGGCCTCGGCGGATTCCTGATCATCGGCGTCGCCACGTCCGTGTGGATGGTCCTGCTCGCCTGGTGCCTCGTGCAGGCGTCGATGAACGCGGTGCTCGCCGCAGCCAACGCCACCTTGCCCGATCAGGTGCCCGTCTCGAGCCGCGGCAAGGTGTCCGGCATCATCGGTATCACCACCCCCATCGGCATCCTCGCCGGGAGCTTCATCGTCAACTTCCTCCCCGGTGACTTCGAGCGCTTCGTCGTGCCCGCCGTGATCGCGCTGATCCTGGTGATCGTGTTCGTCCTCGTCCTCCAGGACCGTCGACTCACAGAGAAGCCGGCGGAGCGCTTCACGGTCGGCACCTTCTTCGGTTCCTTCGTCTTCAATCCGCGCAAGCACCCGGACTTCGGCTGGACGTGGCTGACCAAGTTCTTCGTGATGTTCGGCTACGCGGGCATCGCCACCTACCTTCCGCTGTACCTGATCACCAAGTTCGGCCTCGACGAGCAGGGCGCGGTCGGAACGATCCTCTTGGCCAACCTCGCCTCGATGGCGGCGATGGCGATCTCCTCGCCGCTCGGTGGCTTCCTCTCCGACAAGATCGGCAAGCGGCGTCCGTTCGTCGCGGTCGCCGGTGTGATCATGGTGGTCGGTCTCGTCATCCTGGCCGTTGCTCCGGACGTCACCACGGTCGTCGCCGCGCAGGCGATCATCGGGCTCGGTGCGGGCTCGTTCCTCTCGGTCGACCTCGCCCTCGCCACCGAGGTGCTGCCCGACCCCGCCGACACCGCCAAGGACCTCGGGGTGCTCAACATCGCCAACGCGCTGCCGCAGTCGATCGCGCCGGCCATCGCCCCGGCCATCATCGCGCTCGGCGCCGCCACGCCGCTCGGCGGCTACACGGCCTGGTATCTGTTCGGTGCGCTCGTCGCGCTGGCCGGTGCCCTCCTCGTCTACCGCATCAAGGGAGTCAAGTGA
- a CDS encoding TetR/AcrR family transcriptional regulator translates to MTTTAPTGSRHARAAATRERILAAAHDLFISRGYRSTSLRDIAAAASVSHPGLLGHFGSKDDLLAEVVGALEADNETVFAEIAAASEPGDLVFTRLAERNAHTEGYLELFAALTGEASSPGHPAHERMRERYARLRELSVDVLEDAKHLGVVAADRDVDGEIVRHTAGWDGLQLLSQYLPDRVDVVEELEERENLWALPVGWRDPDDAPGSGTGTSRTLPELRTGTLANTDPGYAVGRRRRAQIVADAMRLFSRDGYGDTSLQDIATAVGVSKSTLLHHYPSKELLLSAVLAERDKAISATTELSEVGSAGALLRGIPDGARVNARNEPGLIEVYAVLSCEAVPATHPAHDYFASRFTNALDHFTELFRMAQEDGDLPAHRDPAHEATWLIAMWDGLQYQWLYDRNAVDIAEQLRAHLADVLPAR, encoded by the coding sequence ATGACCACGACCGCACCGACGGGCTCGCGGCACGCCCGTGCCGCCGCCACACGGGAGCGCATCCTCGCTGCCGCCCACGATCTGTTCATCTCCCGCGGCTATCGGTCGACCTCCCTGCGCGACATCGCCGCCGCCGCATCGGTCAGCCACCCCGGGCTGCTCGGGCACTTCGGCTCGAAGGACGACCTGCTCGCCGAGGTCGTCGGCGCACTCGAGGCCGACAACGAGACGGTCTTCGCGGAGATCGCCGCCGCCTCCGAGCCCGGCGACCTCGTCTTCACCCGACTCGCCGAGCGGAACGCCCACACCGAGGGATACCTCGAGCTCTTCGCCGCTCTCACCGGCGAGGCATCATCGCCCGGGCACCCGGCGCACGAGCGGATGCGGGAGCGCTATGCGCGGCTGCGCGAACTCAGCGTCGACGTCCTGGAGGACGCCAAGCACCTCGGCGTGGTCGCCGCCGACCGCGATGTCGACGGTGAGATCGTGCGGCACACCGCCGGCTGGGACGGCTTGCAGCTGCTCTCGCAGTACCTGCCCGACCGTGTCGACGTGGTCGAGGAGCTCGAGGAGCGGGAGAACCTGTGGGCCTTGCCGGTCGGCTGGCGCGACCCCGACGACGCGCCCGGCTCCGGCACCGGAACTTCCCGCACCCTCCCCGAACTCCGCACCGGGACCCTGGCGAACACCGATCCGGGGTACGCGGTCGGCCGCCGCCGCCGGGCGCAGATCGTCGCCGACGCGATGCGCCTGTTCTCGCGCGACGGCTACGGCGACACCAGCCTGCAGGACATCGCCACCGCCGTCGGCGTCTCGAAATCGACGCTGCTGCACCACTACCCCTCGAAAGAGCTGCTCCTCAGCGCCGTCCTCGCCGAACGCGACAAGGCGATCAGCGCGACCACGGAACTCTCCGAAGTCGGTTCGGCCGGCGCGCTGCTGCGAGGCATCCCGGACGGCGCGAGGGTCAACGCACGCAACGAACCCGGCCTGATCGAGGTGTACGCGGTCCTGTCCTGCGAAGCCGTCCCGGCGACCCATCCGGCACACGACTACTTCGCCTCGCGGTTCACGAACGCCCTGGACCACTTCACCGAGCTCTTCCGCATGGCCCAGGAAGACGGCGACCTCCCGGCACACCGCGACCCCGCGCACGAGGCCACCTGGCTCATCGCGATGTGGGACGGCCTGCAGTATCAGTGGCTCTACGACCGGAATGCGGTCGACATCGCCGAACAGCTGCGAGCCCACCTCGCCGACGTGCTGCCCGCGCGCTGA
- the recQ gene encoding DNA helicase RecQ yields MPQTPRDPYADLPYADEPYDDGWEPSAPPEPMDWEPQGAGYEPPLDWGSGPVTPVASPASTPASVTRRATPSRFATALDALHTVFGYDEFRGDQAEIVEQVIAGGDAVVLMPTGGGKSITYQVPALVREGTGLVVSPLIALMHDQVDALRANGVNAAYLNSTQAIDERREVERAYVAGELDLLYVAPERLSHAQTTALLQRGTLSVIAIDEAHCVSQWGHDFRPDYLALGDLGERFPGVPRMALTATATAATHKEITERLRLDGQGGREAAAHFVASFDRPNIQYRIVPKVDPRKQLVAFIRSQPEGAAGIVYALSRKSVEQTATSLAAQGIDALPYHAGLPAEVRAAHQARFLREDGVVMVATIAFGMGIDKPDVRFVAHIDLPKSVEGYYQETGRAGRDGEPAVAWMAYGLGDVVQQRRLIDQSPGDRTFKMRMGQHLDAMLALCETVECRRQNLLGYFGQQSQPCGNCDTCLDDTETFDGLVPAQKLLSTIVRLQRERNQAFGAGHLIDILRGASTERIRQQGHDKLATYGIGHDLSDQDWRSVVRQLLARGILVAQGDYGTLAPGEQAAGVLRGETAVPLRKDTIGRPVSSGRARKASAADALDARDRGLFESLRAWRAETAREQGVPAYIVFGDATLRALAEHRPASLADLDGITGIGAKKREAYGESVLAVIAAA; encoded by the coding sequence ATGCCGCAGACTCCCCGTGACCCGTACGCGGACCTGCCGTACGCCGACGAGCCCTACGACGATGGCTGGGAGCCGTCCGCCCCGCCGGAGCCGATGGATTGGGAGCCACAGGGAGCAGGATACGAGCCGCCTCTCGACTGGGGGTCCGGGCCCGTCACGCCGGTCGCATCGCCGGCCTCGACCCCCGCGTCGGTTACACGGCGGGCGACCCCGAGCCGGTTCGCGACCGCGCTCGACGCGCTGCACACGGTCTTCGGCTACGACGAGTTCCGTGGCGACCAGGCCGAGATCGTCGAACAGGTCATCGCGGGCGGCGACGCCGTGGTCCTCATGCCGACCGGCGGGGGCAAGAGCATCACGTACCAGGTGCCGGCACTCGTGCGCGAGGGCACGGGGCTCGTGGTCAGCCCGCTCATCGCGCTCATGCACGACCAGGTCGATGCGCTGCGGGCCAACGGCGTCAATGCCGCGTACCTCAACTCGACGCAGGCGATCGACGAGCGTCGAGAGGTCGAGCGGGCCTACGTCGCCGGTGAGCTCGACCTCCTCTACGTCGCCCCCGAGCGGCTCTCCCACGCTCAGACCACGGCGCTGCTGCAACGCGGGACGCTGAGCGTGATCGCGATCGACGAGGCCCACTGCGTGTCTCAGTGGGGTCATGACTTCCGGCCCGACTACCTCGCGCTGGGTGACCTCGGCGAGCGGTTCCCCGGGGTCCCTCGCATGGCTCTCACCGCGACGGCGACCGCGGCCACGCACAAGGAGATCACCGAGCGTCTGCGACTCGACGGTCAGGGCGGACGAGAGGCCGCCGCACACTTCGTCGCGAGCTTCGATCGCCCCAACATCCAGTACCGGATCGTGCCCAAGGTCGACCCCCGTAAGCAGCTGGTCGCCTTCATCCGGTCGCAACCGGAAGGTGCGGCGGGTATCGTCTACGCCCTCAGCCGCAAGTCGGTCGAGCAGACGGCGACCTCCCTCGCCGCTCAGGGGATCGACGCGCTCCCGTATCACGCGGGCCTTCCCGCGGAGGTGCGTGCAGCTCATCAGGCCCGCTTCCTCCGGGAAGACGGCGTGGTCATGGTCGCGACCATCGCGTTCGGCATGGGGATCGACAAGCCCGATGTGCGTTTCGTCGCGCACATCGACCTGCCGAAGTCCGTGGAGGGGTACTACCAGGAGACCGGCCGTGCCGGTCGTGACGGCGAGCCGGCGGTGGCGTGGATGGCGTACGGACTCGGCGACGTGGTGCAGCAGCGCCGCCTCATCGATCAGAGCCCCGGCGACCGCACGTTCAAGATGCGGATGGGGCAGCACCTCGACGCGATGCTCGCGCTCTGCGAGACCGTGGAGTGCCGTCGGCAGAACCTGCTCGGCTATTTCGGTCAGCAGTCGCAGCCCTGCGGCAACTGCGACACGTGCCTCGACGACACCGAGACGTTCGACGGGCTCGTTCCGGCGCAGAAGCTGCTGTCGACCATCGTGCGACTCCAGCGCGAGCGCAACCAGGCGTTCGGCGCCGGACACCTGATCGACATCCTCCGCGGCGCCTCGACCGAGCGCATCCGGCAGCAGGGTCACGACAAGCTCGCGACCTACGGAATCGGTCACGACCTGTCCGATCAGGACTGGCGCAGCGTGGTCCGGCAACTCCTGGCCCGCGGCATCCTCGTGGCCCAAGGCGACTACGGCACGCTGGCCCCCGGCGAGCAGGCGGCCGGGGTGCTGCGCGGAGAGACCGCCGTACCACTTCGCAAGGACACCATCGGCCGTCCCGTCTCGTCCGGCCGTGCCCGCAAGGCGAGTGCCGCGGATGCGCTGGACGCCAGGGATCGCGGGCTCTTCGAGTCGCTGCGGGCCTGGCGCGCCGAGACCGCACGGGAGCAGGGGGTTCCTGCGTACATCGTCTTCGGCGATGCCACCCTGCGTGCTCTCGCCGAGCATCGTCCGGCGTCGCTTGCAGACCTCGACGGCATCACCGGCATCGGTGCGAAGAAGCGCGAGGCTTACGGCGAGAGCGTGCTCGCGGTCATCGCCGCGGCCTGA
- a CDS encoding GNAT family N-acetyltransferase, with translation MTDITVTRNEGESRYELHSGDVLAGFAAFDLRAGSIRFLHTEIDPAFQGQGLAGKLASEALTDAAGRGEAIVPLCPYIAKYLETHEIPGAEIRWPKAPEGHAGSAGEDPTGRAE, from the coding sequence ATGACCGACATCACCGTGACCCGCAACGAGGGCGAATCGCGCTACGAACTCCACTCGGGCGACGTGCTCGCCGGCTTCGCGGCCTTCGACCTCCGTGCAGGATCCATCCGCTTCCTCCACACCGAGATCGACCCGGCGTTCCAGGGACAGGGATTGGCCGGGAAGCTGGCCTCCGAAGCGCTGACGGATGCGGCCGGGCGCGGCGAGGCGATCGTGCCGCTGTGCCCGTACATCGCGAAGTACCTCGAGACGCATGAGATCCCCGGTGCCGAGATCCGCTGGCCGAAGGCTCCCGAAGGTCACGCCGGATCCGCGGGCGAGGACCCGACCGGGCGGGCGGAATGA
- a CDS encoding pirin family protein yields MIGQHRLILEPREVPLGGVRGMNVLRALPHRNLPTIGAWCFLDRFGPADTKMRVEPHPHIGLQTVTWPLVGEIRHRDSLGSDADLRRGQLNLMTAGNGISHSEYSIGDDPVPLDALQLWVVLPESARHGSPGFERHTELPALTLPADEGAAAEATVVLGDFAGVRSPATVHTPIVGAEIVLSPGCRVRLPLRADWEHALMLVEGDAVVAEHPLDRNGLLYLGDSRESVEVSSGEGALLFLLGGEPFEADIVMWWNFAGRSHDEIVDAREAWEAASDRFGVVVGHDVRIPAPPLPPVRLMPRSRKI; encoded by the coding sequence ATGATCGGGCAGCACCGCCTGATCCTGGAGCCGCGGGAGGTTCCGCTCGGCGGTGTGCGCGGGATGAACGTGCTGCGCGCCCTGCCGCACCGGAACCTGCCCACGATCGGCGCCTGGTGCTTCCTCGACCGGTTCGGTCCCGCCGATACGAAGATGCGGGTCGAGCCGCATCCGCACATCGGACTGCAGACCGTGACCTGGCCGCTCGTCGGGGAGATCCGCCACCGCGACTCACTGGGCAGCGATGCGGACCTGCGGCGCGGGCAGCTGAACCTGATGACGGCCGGGAACGGCATCTCGCATTCGGAGTACTCGATCGGCGACGATCCCGTGCCGCTCGACGCACTGCAGCTCTGGGTGGTGCTGCCCGAATCCGCCCGCCACGGTTCCCCCGGCTTCGAGCGGCACACCGAACTGCCCGCGCTCACACTCCCTGCCGACGAGGGGGCAGCAGCCGAAGCCACCGTCGTGCTCGGTGACTTCGCCGGCGTGCGCTCGCCCGCCACCGTCCACACGCCGATCGTGGGCGCGGAGATCGTCCTCTCCCCCGGCTGCCGCGTGCGTCTCCCCCTGCGGGCCGACTGGGAGCACGCGCTGATGCTCGTCGAGGGCGATGCGGTCGTGGCCGAGCATCCTCTCGACCGCAACGGCCTGCTCTACCTCGGCGACTCCCGCGAGAGCGTCGAGGTGTCGAGCGGCGAGGGGGCACTGCTGTTCCTCCTCGGCGGCGAGCCCTTCGAGGCCGACATCGTGATGTGGTGGAACTTCGCCGGCCGCTCGCACGACGAGATCGTCGACGCGCGCGAGGCCTGGGAAGCGGCATCCGACCGCTTCGGTGTCGTCGTCGGACACGACGTGCGCATCCCCGCTCCGCCGCTGCCACCCGTGCGGCTCATGCCGCGCAGCCGCAAGATCTGA
- a CDS encoding acyl-CoA dehydrogenase family protein has protein sequence MSTHQVTNQAPERVGVDEYGTNTALVEGVERNDAAWAHPGLHEIGVRVGGEQFQEDARRANRNKPVLRTHDRWGHRIDEVDYDPSYHRVLGAAVAAGAHTSAFAAPRPGANVARAASFMLFAQVEPGHACPVSMTHSVLPVVAAQPELAAQWMPRLLSTRYDSTLSPGKPGALFGMAMTEKQGGSDVRSNTTVAAPLGGGRYALTGHKWFCSAPMSDAFLVLAQAPGGLSCFLLPRLREDGTRNEIRIMRLKDKLGNVSNASSEVEYEGAVAHLVGEEGRGVRTIIEMVTHTRLDCILGSLAGMRQATAEAAWHVRHRSAFGRTLIDQPAMTAVLADLQLETEGATAAALRLARAYDADADEQETAFRRLGTAVMKYWVCKRGPAHAAEALECLGGNGITEDFPLAQRYREQPVMAVWEGSGNVIALDVLRALAREPQSFEAFDAEVSLAAGQDPRLDAHIARTRDRVRRITEDPAAEARARRLVADLALSLEASLLIRTAPSAVAEGFLAARLGEGMGRLFGELPEGVEAAAIAARA, from the coding sequence ATGAGCACGCATCAGGTCACGAATCAGGCGCCGGAGCGCGTCGGCGTGGACGAGTACGGCACGAACACGGCGCTCGTCGAGGGGGTCGAGCGCAATGACGCCGCATGGGCGCACCCGGGACTGCACGAGATCGGCGTCCGTGTGGGTGGCGAGCAGTTCCAGGAGGATGCGCGACGGGCCAACAGGAACAAGCCGGTCCTGCGCACCCACGACCGCTGGGGGCACCGCATCGACGAGGTCGACTACGACCCGTCGTACCACCGCGTGCTCGGCGCGGCCGTCGCGGCGGGGGCGCACACCTCGGCTTTCGCCGCCCCGCGGCCCGGTGCGAACGTCGCTCGTGCCGCATCGTTCATGCTGTTCGCGCAGGTCGAGCCCGGGCACGCCTGCCCGGTGTCGATGACGCATTCCGTCCTGCCGGTCGTCGCCGCGCAGCCGGAACTGGCCGCGCAATGGATGCCGCGACTCCTGTCGACCCGATACGACTCCACCCTGTCCCCCGGAAAGCCGGGCGCGTTGTTCGGCATGGCCATGACCGAGAAGCAGGGCGGTTCGGACGTGCGCTCGAACACGACCGTCGCCGCGCCGCTCGGGGGCGGACGCTACGCGTTGACGGGGCACAAGTGGTTCTGCTCCGCGCCGATGTCGGACGCCTTCCTCGTCCTCGCTCAGGCGCCGGGCGGCCTCTCCTGCTTCCTGCTCCCGCGCCTGCGCGAAGACGGAACGCGCAACGAGATCCGGATCATGCGCCTGAAGGACAAGCTCGGCAACGTCTCCAACGCGTCGAGCGAGGTGGAGTACGAAGGCGCCGTCGCCCACCTCGTCGGGGAGGAGGGGCGCGGTGTGCGCACGATCATCGAGATGGTCACCCACACCCGGCTGGACTGCATCCTGGGCTCGCTGGCAGGCATGCGTCAGGCGACCGCCGAAGCAGCCTGGCACGTGCGTCATCGCTCTGCATTCGGTCGTACGCTGATCGACCAGCCGGCGATGACCGCCGTGCTCGCCGACCTGCAGCTCGAGACCGAGGGGGCCACAGCTGCGGCGCTCAGACTCGCGCGCGCCTACGACGCCGATGCCGACGAGCAGGAGACCGCTTTTCGTCGTCTCGGCACCGCGGTCATGAAGTACTGGGTCTGCAAGCGCGGACCCGCGCATGCGGCCGAAGCGCTCGAATGCCTCGGCGGCAACGGGATCACCGAAGACTTCCCGCTCGCCCAGCGCTACCGCGAGCAGCCGGTCATGGCAGTGTGGGAGGGGTCGGGCAACGTCATCGCCCTCGACGTCTTGCGTGCGCTGGCCCGCGAGCCGCAATCCTTCGAGGCGTTCGACGCCGAGGTGTCGCTCGCCGCCGGGCAGGATCCCCGACTCGACGCGCACATCGCCCGCACGCGGGATCGCGTTCGCCGCATCACGGAGGATCCTGCGGCCGAGGCGCGGGCACGGAGGCTGGTCGCCGACCTGGCGCTGTCGTTGGAGGCGTCGCTTCTGATCCGTACCGCCCCTTCCGCCGTCGCGGAGGGGTTCCTCGCGGCGCGCCTCGGCGAGGGGATGGGGCGACTGTTCGGCGAACTCCCCGAAGGCGTCGAGGCCGCCGCCATCGCCGCCCGGGCGTGA
- a CDS encoding TetR/AcrR family transcriptional regulator, which produces MAEQRRRRVNVVAGDRRRELREAASGIVREEGFGAATVKAITARAGMSAGLLYTYVDSVDDLLADVFRQCAGAELTAVDDAVHAAPDDARARLVALIETFAARALRGRRLAWALLAEPVGRAVDEERLAYRRGYAALLDEIVRQGIASEVFAPQDPAITAAGLVGAIGEALTGPLSPVSGDEDAPDPESVVATITALCLRAVGER; this is translated from the coding sequence ATGGCGGAGCAGAGACGCCGACGCGTGAACGTGGTGGCCGGAGATCGTCGTCGCGAACTGCGTGAGGCCGCGAGCGGCATCGTGCGTGAGGAGGGCTTCGGCGCGGCGACCGTGAAGGCCATCACCGCTCGTGCGGGAATGAGCGCGGGCCTGCTCTACACCTACGTGGACAGCGTCGACGATCTGCTCGCCGATGTCTTCCGACAGTGCGCCGGGGCCGAGCTGACGGCGGTGGACGATGCGGTGCACGCCGCGCCCGATGATGCTCGTGCGCGTCTGGTCGCTCTGATCGAGACCTTCGCGGCGCGCGCACTCCGCGGCCGGCGACTGGCCTGGGCGCTCCTCGCCGAGCCCGTCGGCCGCGCCGTCGATGAGGAGCGCCTCGCCTACCGCCGCGGCTACGCCGCCCTGCTCGATGAGATCGTCCGACAGGGGATCGCTTCTGAGGTCTTCGCTCCGCAGGATCCGGCGATCACGGCGGCGGGACTCGTCGGCGCGATCGGTGAGGCGCTCACCGGACCGCTCTCCCCGGTCTCCGGCGACGAGGACGCACCCGACCCCGAGTCCGTCGTGGCGACGATCACGGCCCTGTGTCTGCGCGCTGTGGGGGAGAGATGA